Proteins from one Malaya genurostris strain Urasoe2022 chromosome 2, Malgen_1.1, whole genome shotgun sequence genomic window:
- the LOC131430711 gene encoding SWI/SNF complex subunit SMARCC1 isoform X4, with the protein MVSLGPKKDGGPNSDFFTSPESLQGFETVRLWLQKNCKKYMAPDPPTKESLAHLVIQFVQYQETKLGKSSQEPPTTRLPMRCFMDFKPGGSLCHILATMYRYKAEQRWRKFDFTVNKNPMRKDPVIQMLLDMETALIEAECMRLPIVYIRPEVDKSTANRITDIVTNHQGEMTPDEEEATHIVYPAVDPFPEDYARPTFRRDKHVMIHWYYFPDSYDTWVPNTFDLPDNIPDCPQSPGDRWRVSASWVTDLEEYNEWMAEEDYEVDEVGRKKIHKLRLGVEDLMSGGPDDKIKKSKVVHQKRKRSPSPQAKSGKRKSGRSPAVFQKKPRADDEESEDMTKDMDDPQPETNLTEVKASSSNSASGPATPQPKRDPEMMPLKYATMTDLDDDIDRANAERGGDDSQAGKTSDNSNTQEFHGKDDLEDNVTEQTHHIIVPSYSAWFDYNSIHVVEKRALPEFFNGKNKSKTPEIFLAYRNFMIDTYRLNPTEYLTSTACRRNLAGDVCAIMRVHAFLEQWGLINYQIDADSRPTPMGPPPTSHFHVLSDTPSGLQPLNPPKTAQPSAAKNLLDLDKKMDKKEDSPAAVSTPSSTGILDPIKSEPGAIGADPNGQFGLRLDQYAKKPSAMRHKTAASMSRDWNDQETLLLLEGLEMYKDDWNKVCEHVGSRTQDECILHFLRLPIEDPYLEDDSTYLGPLSYQPIPFSKAGNPIMSTVAFLASVVDPRIAASAAKAAMEEFAAIKDEVPASMMDAHLKNVEKSNFGGKFDPYAGLATSGIAGTGPDKDKEEEEGKASNTPGGGGPPSGTGAPATPGSVDAEMKDLSKKDEGTKDSDSDAAAGSDQAKTTAEGADADKGKDKEVYSELAKENGDPKVFNEGNLQSAAAAALAAAAVKAKHLAAVEERKIKSLVALLVETQMKKLEIKLRHFEELETTMEREREGLEYQRQQLIQERQQFHLEQLKAAEFRARQQAHQRFQLEQGQWQQSPLGGAAGVPPPGGLPPAQQTAQALPQGPPGPSQGPMPTPGSNPQQPPSMPSSGGHLGAVVPNNSTPNSNGLITVPPTSMPTDGPSPNNIMPPTVPGPPLSSQPPQGPPPPQHQQPPPHPGHPSGMAMPGSHHQPPMPHHPPPPPQQQQPSLPPQQASLPPTQGPPPPAGPGGVPMQGPPQGPPGQVPPPVGSGPIPPSST; encoded by the exons atggTCTCGCTTGGACCGAAAAAAGACGGTGGTCCCAATTCTGACTTCTTCACGTCACCGGAATCGCTGCAAGGTTTCGAAACGGTGCGACTATGGCTAcagaaaaactgcaaaaag TACATGGCACCGGATCCACCTACCAAAGAATCGTTGGCACATTTAGTTATTCAATTTGTGCAGTACCAGGAAACGAAACTTGGTAAAAGTTCACAGGAACCTCCGACTACTCGTTTACCG ATGCGATGCTTTATGGATTTTAAACCGGGTGGTTCGTTGTGTCACATCTTAGCCACCATGTACCGTTACAAAGCGGAGCAACGTTGGCGTAAATTCGATTTCACGGTAAACAAG AACCCAATGCGAAAGGATCCCGTCATACAGATGTTGCTAGATATGGAAACGGCCCTGATCGAAGCCGAGTGCATGCGGCTTCCGATCGTGTACATTCGGCCGGAGGTGGACAAAAGTACGGCGAACCGGATTACCGATATCGTCACAAACCATCAGGGGGAAATGACGCCGGACGAGGAAGAAGCGACGCACATTGTCTATCCGGCGGTGGATCCATTTCCGGAGGATTATGCGCGACCGACGTTCCGCCGTGATAAGCATGTTATGATTCATTGGTACTATTTTCCGGATTCCTATGACACTTGGGTGCCAAATACTTTTGATTTACCG GACAATATTCCTGATTGCCCACAATCACCGGGTGACCGTTGGCGTGTGTCGGCTTCTTGGGTTACCGATCTAGAGGAATACAACGAATGGATGGCGGAGGAGGACTACGAAGTCGACGAAGTTGGTCGCAAGAAAATTCATAAGCTTCGTTTGGGAGTGGAGGATTTGATGTCCGGTGGTCCTGATGATAAGATTAAAAAATCCAAAGTTGTTCATCAGAAGCGCAAACGATCGCCTTCGCCACAAGCCAAGAGTGGTAAAAGGAAAAGCGGTCGTTCACCGGCCGTTTTCCAGAAGAAACCACGTGCCGATGATGAAGAGTCGGAAGACATGACCAAGGATATGGACGATCCTCAACCGGAGACGAACCTGACGGAGGTAAAGGCAAGTTCGAGTAATTCGGCATCCGGTCCTGCGACTCCGCAGCCAAAGCGAGATCCCGAGATGATGCCGCTGAAGTACGCGACCATGACCGATCTGGATGACGACATCGATCGGGCCAATGCGGAACGGGGTGGTGATGACAGTCAGGCCGGCAAGACAAGCGACAACAGCAACACTCAAGAGTTTCACGGAAAAGATGATCTCGAAGACAATGTCACCGAACAAACGCATCACATTATCGTACCGTCGTATTCCGCTTGGTTCGATTATAACTCGATTCACGTCGTTGAAAAGCGAGCACTGCCGgagtttttcaacggaaaaaatAAATCCAAAACACCGGAAATCTTTTTGGCCTATCGTAATTTTATGATCGACACTTATCGCCTGAATCCAACGGAATATCTCACGAGTACGGCTTGTCGCCGGAATCTGGCCGGCGATGTGTGTGCGATTATGCGAGTGCACGCTTTCCTGGAGCAGTGGGGTCTGATCAATTATCAAATTGATGCCGATTCCCGGCCCACACCAATGGGACCTCCACCGACATCGCACTTCCACGTGCTGAGCGACACCCCTTCGGGACTGCAACCGCTGAACCCACCGAAGACGGCACAGCCTTCGGCAGCTAAAAATTTACTCGATTTGGATAAGAAAATGGACAAGAAGGAGGATTCCCCGGCGGCGGTTTCGACTCCGTCTTCAACTGGCATTTTGGACCCCATCAAGTCCGAACCGGGTGCCATCGGTGCCGATCCTAACGGTCAGTTTGGTCTCCGATTGGACCAGTATGCCAAGAAACCGTCGGCTATGCGTCACAAAACCGCTGCCAGCATGTCACGTGATTGGAACGATCAGGAAACACTGCTGCTGCTGGAAGGACTCGAAATGTACAAAGACGATTGGAACAAAGTGTGCGAGCATGTGGGATCACGCACCCAGGATGAATGCATACTACACTTCCTGAGACTGCCGATCGAGGATCCGTACTTGGAAGATGACAGCACCTATTTGGGACCGCTGTCCTACCAACCGATCCCCTTCAGCAAGGCTGGCAATCCAATCATGTCAACGGTGGCTTTCCTAGCGTCGGTTGTAGATCCTCGGATTGCCGCCAGTGCTGCCAAGGCAGCCATGGAAGAATTTGCCGCTATTAAG GATGAAGTTCCTGCCTCGATGATGGACGCCCATCTGAAAAATGTAGAGAAATCAAACTTTGGAGGAAAATTCGATCCATACGCTGGTCTGGCAACAAGCGGAATCGCCGGTACCGGTCCGGACAAAGACAAGGAAGAGGAGGAGGGCAAAGCTTCGAACACCCCAGGAGGAGGGGGACcaccttccggaaccggagctcCAGCAACGCCCGGTTCGGTCGATGCGGAAATGAAAGATCTCTCCAAAAAGGATGAAG GTACTaaagattctgattctgatgctgCGGCAGGAAGTGACCAGGCGAAAACGACGGCAGAAGGCGCCGATGCGGACAAAGGCAAAGATAAGGAAGTTTATTCCGAGCTTGCTAAAGAGAATGGTGATCCGAAAGTTTTCAACGAAGGAAATCTCCAGTCGGCTGCCGCAGCTGCATTGGCCGCGGCTGCCGTCAAGGCAAAACACTTGGCAGCGGTCGAGGAGCGGaaaatcaaaagtttggtggcgTTGCTCGTCGAAACTCAGATGAAGAAATTGGAAATCAAATTACGACACTTTGAAGAGTTGGAAACAACGATGGAACGTGAACGGGAAGGCCTGGAGTATCAAAGGCAACAACTGATTCAAGAACGTCAACAGTTTCATCTGGAACAATTGAAGGCAGCGGAATTCCGTGCCCGTCAACAAGCACATCAGCGTTTCCAGCTGGAGCAAGGCCAATGGCAGCAATCTCCGTTGGGTGGTGCAGCTGGAGTTCCACCACCCGGTGGGCTACCACCTGCACAACAGACCGCACAAGCACTTCCCCAAGGACCACCGGGACCAAGTCAGGGCCCAATGCCAACCCCTGGATCTA ACCCTCAACAGCCGCCATCAATGCCATCTTCCGGTGGGCATCTTGGGGCGGTAGTTCCGAACAACAGCACCCCCAACAGCAACGGACTTATTACTGTTCCCCCTACTTCGATGCCTACCGACGGTCCCTCTCCAAATAACATTATGCCTCCGACGGTGCCTGGACCACCGCTTTCTTCGCAGCCACCCCAGGGACCTCCACCGCCCCAACATCAACAACCGCCGCCCCATCCCGGTCATCCTTCTGGCATGGCAATGCCTGGTTCCCACCACCAGCCACCAATGCCGCATCATCCTCCTCCACcaccgcagcagcagcagccgtcTTTACCTCCACAGCAGGCCTCACTTCCGCCAACCCAAGGACCACCGCCACCGGCCGGACCAGGAGGCGTACCAATGCAAGGACCACCACAAGGTCCACCAGGGCAAGTGCCGCCACCCGTTGGCAGCGGACCTATTCCTCCATCTTCGACGTAA
- the LOC131430711 gene encoding SWI/SNF complex subunit SMARCC1 isoform X5, which yields MVSLGPKKDGGPNSDFFTSPESLQGFETVRLWLQKNCKKYMAPDPPTKESLAHLVIQFVQYQETKLGKSSQEPPTTRLPMRCFMDFKPGGSLCHILATMYRYKAEQRWRKFDFTVNKNPMRKDPVIQMLLDMETALIEAECMRLPIVYIRPEVDKSTANRITDIVTNHQGEMTPDEEEATHIVYPAVDPFPEDYARPTFRRDKHVMIHWYYFPDSYDTWVPNTFDLPDNIPDCPQSPGDRWRVSASWVTDLEEYNEWMAEEDYEVDEVGRKKIHKLRLGVEDLMSGGPDDKIKKSKVVHQKRKRSPSPQAKSGKRKSGRSPAVFQKKPRADDEESEDMTKDMDDPQPETNLTEVKASSSNSASGPATPQPKRDPEMMPLKYATMTDLDDDIDRANAERGGDDSQAGKTSDNSNTQEFHGKDDLEDNVTEQTHHIIVPSYSAWFDYNSIHVVEKRALPEFFNGKNKSKTPEIFLAYRNFMIDTYRLNPTEYLTSTACRRNLAGDVCAIMRVHAFLEQWGLINYQIDADSRPTPMGPPPTSHFHVLSDTPSGLQPLNPPKTAQPSAAKNLLDLDKKMDKKEDSPAAVSTPSSTGILDPIKSEPGAIGADPNGQFGLRLDQYAKKPSAMRHKTAASMSRDWNDQETLLLLEGLEMYKDDWNKVCEHVGSRTQDECILHFLRLPIEDPYLEDDSTYLGPLSYQPIPFSKAGNPIMSTVAFLASVVDPRIAASAAKAAMEEFAAIKDEVPASMMDAHLKNVEKSNFGGKFDPYAGLATSGIAGTGPDKDKEEEEGKASNTPGGGGPPSGTGAPATPGSVDAEMKDLSKKDEGSDQAKTTAEGADADKGKDKEVYSELAKENGDPKVFNEGNLQSAAAAALAAAAVKAKHLAAVEERKIKSLVALLVETQMKKLEIKLRHFEELETTMEREREGLEYQRQQLIQERQQFHLEQLKAAEFRARQQAHQRFQLEQGQWQQSPLGGAAGVPPPGGLPPAQQTAQALPQGPPGPSQGPMPTPGSNPQQPPSMPSSGGHLGAVVPNNSTPNSNGLITVPPTSMPTDGPSPNNIMPPTVPGPPLSSQPPQGPPPPQHQQPPPHPGHPSGMAMPGSHHQPPMPHHPPPPPQQQQPSLPPQQASLPPTQGPPPPAGPGGVPMQGPPQGPPGQVPPPVGSGPIPPSST from the exons atggTCTCGCTTGGACCGAAAAAAGACGGTGGTCCCAATTCTGACTTCTTCACGTCACCGGAATCGCTGCAAGGTTTCGAAACGGTGCGACTATGGCTAcagaaaaactgcaaaaag TACATGGCACCGGATCCACCTACCAAAGAATCGTTGGCACATTTAGTTATTCAATTTGTGCAGTACCAGGAAACGAAACTTGGTAAAAGTTCACAGGAACCTCCGACTACTCGTTTACCG ATGCGATGCTTTATGGATTTTAAACCGGGTGGTTCGTTGTGTCACATCTTAGCCACCATGTACCGTTACAAAGCGGAGCAACGTTGGCGTAAATTCGATTTCACGGTAAACAAG AACCCAATGCGAAAGGATCCCGTCATACAGATGTTGCTAGATATGGAAACGGCCCTGATCGAAGCCGAGTGCATGCGGCTTCCGATCGTGTACATTCGGCCGGAGGTGGACAAAAGTACGGCGAACCGGATTACCGATATCGTCACAAACCATCAGGGGGAAATGACGCCGGACGAGGAAGAAGCGACGCACATTGTCTATCCGGCGGTGGATCCATTTCCGGAGGATTATGCGCGACCGACGTTCCGCCGTGATAAGCATGTTATGATTCATTGGTACTATTTTCCGGATTCCTATGACACTTGGGTGCCAAATACTTTTGATTTACCG GACAATATTCCTGATTGCCCACAATCACCGGGTGACCGTTGGCGTGTGTCGGCTTCTTGGGTTACCGATCTAGAGGAATACAACGAATGGATGGCGGAGGAGGACTACGAAGTCGACGAAGTTGGTCGCAAGAAAATTCATAAGCTTCGTTTGGGAGTGGAGGATTTGATGTCCGGTGGTCCTGATGATAAGATTAAAAAATCCAAAGTTGTTCATCAGAAGCGCAAACGATCGCCTTCGCCACAAGCCAAGAGTGGTAAAAGGAAAAGCGGTCGTTCACCGGCCGTTTTCCAGAAGAAACCACGTGCCGATGATGAAGAGTCGGAAGACATGACCAAGGATATGGACGATCCTCAACCGGAGACGAACCTGACGGAGGTAAAGGCAAGTTCGAGTAATTCGGCATCCGGTCCTGCGACTCCGCAGCCAAAGCGAGATCCCGAGATGATGCCGCTGAAGTACGCGACCATGACCGATCTGGATGACGACATCGATCGGGCCAATGCGGAACGGGGTGGTGATGACAGTCAGGCCGGCAAGACAAGCGACAACAGCAACACTCAAGAGTTTCACGGAAAAGATGATCTCGAAGACAATGTCACCGAACAAACGCATCACATTATCGTACCGTCGTATTCCGCTTGGTTCGATTATAACTCGATTCACGTCGTTGAAAAGCGAGCACTGCCGgagtttttcaacggaaaaaatAAATCCAAAACACCGGAAATCTTTTTGGCCTATCGTAATTTTATGATCGACACTTATCGCCTGAATCCAACGGAATATCTCACGAGTACGGCTTGTCGCCGGAATCTGGCCGGCGATGTGTGTGCGATTATGCGAGTGCACGCTTTCCTGGAGCAGTGGGGTCTGATCAATTATCAAATTGATGCCGATTCCCGGCCCACACCAATGGGACCTCCACCGACATCGCACTTCCACGTGCTGAGCGACACCCCTTCGGGACTGCAACCGCTGAACCCACCGAAGACGGCACAGCCTTCGGCAGCTAAAAATTTACTCGATTTGGATAAGAAAATGGACAAGAAGGAGGATTCCCCGGCGGCGGTTTCGACTCCGTCTTCAACTGGCATTTTGGACCCCATCAAGTCCGAACCGGGTGCCATCGGTGCCGATCCTAACGGTCAGTTTGGTCTCCGATTGGACCAGTATGCCAAGAAACCGTCGGCTATGCGTCACAAAACCGCTGCCAGCATGTCACGTGATTGGAACGATCAGGAAACACTGCTGCTGCTGGAAGGACTCGAAATGTACAAAGACGATTGGAACAAAGTGTGCGAGCATGTGGGATCACGCACCCAGGATGAATGCATACTACACTTCCTGAGACTGCCGATCGAGGATCCGTACTTGGAAGATGACAGCACCTATTTGGGACCGCTGTCCTACCAACCGATCCCCTTCAGCAAGGCTGGCAATCCAATCATGTCAACGGTGGCTTTCCTAGCGTCGGTTGTAGATCCTCGGATTGCCGCCAGTGCTGCCAAGGCAGCCATGGAAGAATTTGCCGCTATTAAG GATGAAGTTCCTGCCTCGATGATGGACGCCCATCTGAAAAATGTAGAGAAATCAAACTTTGGAGGAAAATTCGATCCATACGCTGGTCTGGCAACAAGCGGAATCGCCGGTACCGGTCCGGACAAAGACAAGGAAGAGGAGGAGGGCAAAGCTTCGAACACCCCAGGAGGAGGGGGACcaccttccggaaccggagctcCAGCAACGCCCGGTTCGGTCGATGCGGAAATGAAAGATCTCTCCAAAAAGGATGAAG GAAGTGACCAGGCGAAAACGACGGCAGAAGGCGCCGATGCGGACAAAGGCAAAGATAAGGAAGTTTATTCCGAGCTTGCTAAAGAGAATGGTGATCCGAAAGTTTTCAACGAAGGAAATCTCCAGTCGGCTGCCGCAGCTGCATTGGCCGCGGCTGCCGTCAAGGCAAAACACTTGGCAGCGGTCGAGGAGCGGaaaatcaaaagtttggtggcgTTGCTCGTCGAAACTCAGATGAAGAAATTGGAAATCAAATTACGACACTTTGAAGAGTTGGAAACAACGATGGAACGTGAACGGGAAGGCCTGGAGTATCAAAGGCAACAACTGATTCAAGAACGTCAACAGTTTCATCTGGAACAATTGAAGGCAGCGGAATTCCGTGCCCGTCAACAAGCACATCAGCGTTTCCAGCTGGAGCAAGGCCAATGGCAGCAATCTCCGTTGGGTGGTGCAGCTGGAGTTCCACCACCCGGTGGGCTACCACCTGCACAACAGACCGCACAAGCACTTCCCCAAGGACCACCGGGACCAAGTCAGGGCCCAATGCCAACCCCTGGATCTA ACCCTCAACAGCCGCCATCAATGCCATCTTCCGGTGGGCATCTTGGGGCGGTAGTTCCGAACAACAGCACCCCCAACAGCAACGGACTTATTACTGTTCCCCCTACTTCGATGCCTACCGACGGTCCCTCTCCAAATAACATTATGCCTCCGACGGTGCCTGGACCACCGCTTTCTTCGCAGCCACCCCAGGGACCTCCACCGCCCCAACATCAACAACCGCCGCCCCATCCCGGTCATCCTTCTGGCATGGCAATGCCTGGTTCCCACCACCAGCCACCAATGCCGCATCATCCTCCTCCACcaccgcagcagcagcagccgtcTTTACCTCCACAGCAGGCCTCACTTCCGCCAACCCAAGGACCACCGCCACCGGCCGGACCAGGAGGCGTACCAATGCAAGGACCACCACAAGGTCCACCAGGGCAAGTGCCGCCACCCGTTGGCAGCGGACCTATTCCTCCATCTTCGACGTAA